In Haloarcula limicola, the genomic stretch GCAGGGAATCGCGGCGACGACCGGCGTTCGGCTATCTGTTTCTCCGCAGCGGGGCGATCACGTCCGAGAGCGTCGCGTTGACGACGTGGCCGATCATGAGGAGCGCCGCGGCGGCGTAGAGGCTCGTGAGGATGAGGATGATGCCGCTGAGGACGCCGAAAATAGCGTACGACCCCGCGTTCTCGGCGTAGAACCGGATGCCAGCGAGCAAGACCGTCCAGCCGACGGCGGCCGTTACCGCGCCGGGAGCGGCGGTCGACAGCGAGTCGATGTCCCGCGACGGGAGATAGTACAAGGGGAGAAAGGAGACGGTGAGCGCGACGGGCAACGCGACGAGCCCGCTCGTCAGTACGAACGGCGCTTCGGGCAGCAGAACGAACAGCGCGCTGACGAGGAGCACGGAGACGATGCCGAAGACGAGCGAGCCGAGGACGCCGACGCCGTCGCGGAGGTGTCCGGCCAGCGACCGGTCGATCTCCCCCTCGACGTCCTCGACGACCGTCTGGAAGCCGGCGGTGATGTTCGCGCCGCTCCAGAGGAGGACGCCGAGCGCGAACAGCGTCGCGCCGACCCGTCCCCGCGAGTCGGTGAGCGCGTCGAGGACCAGTTCCTGCGCCGCGGGGGTGAGATACTCGAGCGTCACGAGCTGGACCTCCGACGCGGCCGACTCGCCGAGGACCGCGAGCAGGATGACCAGCAGCGGCAGGAGCGAGACGAAGCCGTAGTACGCGAGCGCGGCCGCTGGATACTGGATGTCCCGCTTGATGGACGTCCGAGCGATATCGAGGACGGTCCCGAACGCGCTGCGCCAGTCGGCCATAGCGGTCGTAGCGTTCTGCGTCGGATAACGCTGTGTTTCTCGGCTCCCGGTCGGACCGGAACCCAGCCTGACGCGAGAACCGACGCGTCGCCGTCAGTACGTCGGCAGCCGCGCCGAGGGCGCCGATCCCTCGACGAAGGGGAGCGCCGTTCGCTCGGCTGCTGCTCCGTCGCCGTCGACGCGCACCGTCAGTGCCGCTTCGGGCAGCTCCCAGTCGACGGCGGCCAGCGCCAGCGGGGCCTCGCGCATCGGGCTGTCGACGGCGCGGGTGACCTCGCCGACGTGTTCGTCGCCCGCGAAGACCGCCGCCCCGGGTTCGGGACGCGCCTCGACGGTCAGACCGACGAGCCGCTGCGTGGGATGGCCGCGGTTCTCGATGCGGGAGACGACCTCCTGGCCGACGTAACACCCCTTCTCGAAGTCCAGCGCGTTTCGCAGGCCGAGGTCGTTCGGGAGGCGGCCCTCGATCTCGGTGTCGAACAGCGGCGACCCGGCTTCGAGCGTGAGCGTCTCCCACGTCCGGTAGCCGAAGGGGACGGCGTTCAGGCCGCGGTTGACCAGCGTATCGAAGACCGGTTGGGCGTCCTCGGCGGCACAGACCACGTCGTAACTCTCCTCGCCGGAGAGGTTGTCCGTTCGGACGACGGTCACGCCCGCGTCGCCGAGTTCGCCGCGATTGAACGACAGCAGTTCCTCGGGCGAGGACGCCTGATGCAGGACGCTGGCGATCTTCTCAGTGGACTTCGGCCCGTGGACGCCGAAGACGGCGAAGTCGTCGGTCGCCAGGCGGACGTCGACGTCCTGGATGAACGTCTTGTCGCTCCACTCCGTCGCCAGCGGCTCGGCCCGCTGTGGCGGCGTGAACACCAGCAGTCGCTCGCCGGCGTTGTAGACGTACATGTCCGTCTCGACGCGACCGTCCGGGTCGAGTAACAGCGCGTAACAGCCGTGGCCGTCGTCCTCGGGCACGTCGTTCGAGACGGCGTTGTCGACGTACTCGACGCGGTCCTCGCCGGTGACGACGAGGACGCCGTAGCCGAACTCGCAGACGCCGACGACGTTGCGGACCGCGCGGTGGGTCCGCTCGGAGCGGCCGTAGTGGTCGACGACGCGGCGGCCGCCCACCTCGCGGAACGTCGCCCCGTGGGCTTCGTGGACCTCGGAGAGAACAGTCATTGCCCACGGATGGGGGCCTCGCGCTGAAAAGCGTCCCGCTACCGACGCCGGAGCGCGAACGCGGTGAAGAGCGTCAACGCGATCAGAACCGCGGCCGCGGTGAATCCGGGACCGTCGCCGCCGGTCGTCTCCGTCGGCGTGGTGGCCGGCGTCTCCGTCGCCGTTTCCGTGGGCGAGGGCGTTTCGGTCTCGGTGTCCGCATCGGCCGCCTCGACGCCCTCGACGGTGGCCGTCGCCGAGCGGTCGCCCTCCTCGACGGTGAACGTCACGTTCCCGACCGAGGAGACGGGCGCGGCGACCGCGCCGGAGGCGTCGGTCGTCCCGACCTCCTCGCCGTCCCGGCTGACGGTGGCGTTCGGAACGGGGGAGCCGTACTCGTCGGTCACCCGGAGCCGGACCGTCTCGCCGACGACGACGCGCCGGTTGTCCGGCGTGAGTTCGAGCGCCGGCGTCCGCTGGATGGAGACCTCGGCCGACGCGTCGGATTCGCCGAAGCGGAGGCGCTGCTCCGCGGTCTCGTAGCCGTCTTTCGTCACCGTGAGGTCGTACCGGTCGTTGACCGGCAGCCGGATGGTCGCCTGCCCGTTCGACAGCGTCTGGACGGTGCCGACCGACGGCACCCGGACCGTCGCGTTCTGGACGGCCCGCGGGTCCTCGAAGTGGTCGTCGGCGACCGTGACGGTCAGGAGCGCCGACCCCTGTTCGATTGCGCTCCGCGCCTGCGTCTCGCCGGTCACCTGTATCCGGGTCCGGTTCCAGTAATAGCCCTCCTTGCCCACGGTGAGGCGGTACTCGCCGGCCTCGACCGACGGCGTGGTGACGGTGCCGTCGGAGCCGGTCCGCTGGTCGGTGACGAACTCGCCGTCGCGGTAGAGGAGGACGCGCGCGTTCGAGACCGGGTCCCCGCCGCCGTCGACGACGGTGACCGCCGCCGTCGCGATCTCCGAGACGGGGACCTCGACGCTTCGGGCGGACGCGTCTGTCACGCGGAACGGTCGGTTACGGACGTACTCGTCGCCGTGGACCCGAATCGTCACGTTCGCTCCCGCGGGGACGTCGACGAGGGCCTGCCCGTTCGCCCGCGTCGTCTCGTTGACCGGCCCGCCGTCGCCGTCGTCCCACGTCGCCGAGATCGGTACGTCGCTGACCGGATCGCCGTCCTGATCGACGACGGAGACGGTCAGCGTGACCCGCTCCTGTTGTGCGATAGCGCCGCCGGGGACGGCGGCCACA encodes the following:
- a CDS encoding YihY/virulence factor BrkB family protein: MADWRSAFGTVLDIARTSIKRDIQYPAAALAYYGFVSLLPLLVILLAVLGESAASEVQLVTLEYLTPAAQELVLDALTDSRGRVGATLFALGVLLWSGANITAGFQTVVEDVEGEIDRSLAGHLRDGVGVLGSLVFGIVSVLLVSALFVLLPEAPFVLTSGLVALPVALTVSFLPLYYLPSRDIDSLSTAAPGAVTAAVGWTVLLAGIRFYAENAGSYAIFGVLSGIILILTSLYAAAALLMIGHVVNATLSDVIAPLRRNR
- a CDS encoding aminomethyltransferase family protein, with the protein product MTVLSEVHEAHGATFREVGGRRVVDHYGRSERTHRAVRNVVGVCEFGYGVLVVTGEDRVEYVDNAVSNDVPEDDGHGCYALLLDPDGRVETDMYVYNAGERLLVFTPPQRAEPLATEWSDKTFIQDVDVRLATDDFAVFGVHGPKSTEKIASVLHQASSPEELLSFNRGELGDAGVTVVRTDNLSGEESYDVVCAAEDAQPVFDTLVNRGLNAVPFGYRTWETLTLEAGSPLFDTEIEGRLPNDLGLRNALDFEKGCYVGQEVVSRIENRGHPTQRLVGLTVEARPEPGAAVFAGDEHVGEVTRAVDSPMREAPLALAAVDWELPEAALTVRVDGDGAAAERTALPFVEGSAPSARLPTY
- a CDS encoding carboxypeptidase regulatory-like domain-containing protein, encoding MAPSRSAFVLCIVALVGVAAVPGGAIAQQERVTLTVSVVDQDGDPVSDVPISATWDDGDGGPVNETTRANGQALVDVPAGANVTIRVHGDEYVRNRPFRVTDASARSVEVPVSEIATAAVTVVDGGGDPVSNARVLLYRDGEFVTDQRTGSDGTVTTPSVEAGEYRLTVGKEGYYWNRTRIQVTGETQARSAIEQGSALLTVTVADDHFEDPRAVQNATVRVPSVGTVQTLSNGQATIRLPVNDRYDLTVTKDGYETAEQRLRFGESDASAEVSIQRTPALELTPDNRRVVVGETVRLRVTDEYGSPVPNATVSRDGEEVGTTDASGAVAAPVSSVGNVTFTVEEGDRSATATVEGVEAADADTETETPSPTETATETPATTPTETTGGDGPGFTAAAVLIALTLFTAFALRRR